One genomic region from Cucumis melo cultivar AY chromosome 9, USDA_Cmelo_AY_1.0, whole genome shotgun sequence encodes:
- the LOC103482899 gene encoding uncharacterized protein LOC103482899 isoform X3, whose translation MPAGGNSVSGGNRALAKGSARRLAVEIGGAAGASCGSGSGSRRGRSVCGGTSGSGDGSTGGSDDVSGRSTSHAFTAEHDDRMTRGLKISPNNRFPGQASSMSSHIGTANKIVKEKLTPKQLDLFKRTVFGRFVDMDLVFSSPLVHHILLREVKDERPDAMSFNLNGIIATFSKEEFLLVTGLWPSPTKSVRRVEASKSLGTKYFGNELVVDMNPITFEERYKNLNFYDDLDAVKVTLVYYTELAMMGKDRTKSIINKSLLDDVEDLKYYNSLDWGHILWERTLRGLQNALKNKVDMYKKKVKLNKNYNVKYSLPGFPHAFQVWAYEIISSMAAGRAVTRLNNDAVPRFLRWSCSYSLPSKLLQRDIFNSTRIVISPALVMSDAEKQFRDTQVDERPVYVADQAERAPSVIDISEESDGPKDAQGQFDDHDLHNEDISNPHYKHLQGPHAKHERSDNCDPHDNHDIDNNSVRFMRDHVEDHLPEPEMSMKRCKREGKSREEHKHNVFSHLKSLDGRISRVEDTLKEMKSDLQTITSLLRSYCKSKNVFNDKNGACELDSRHPEPTSPTAPSPHIETTTTSGLDDERAIRTAECEVVQDMELRKWGFKFTLA comes from the exons ATGCCAGCCGGTGGGAACTCCGTTAGTGGCGGAAATCGGGCACTGGCTAAGGGAAGTGCTCGACGACTGGCTGTGGAAATTGGCGGAGCCGCTGGGGCGTCGTGTGGCTCTGGAAGTGGAAGTCGGAGAGGAAGGTCGGTTTGCGGGGGTACTAGCGGCTCTGGCGACGGCTCTACCGGCGGTTCTGATGATGTTTCCGGCAGGTCCACCTCCCATGCTTTTACCGCGGAACATGATGATCG AATGACTCGAGGTTTGAAGATTTCTCCTAATAATCGCTTTCCTGGTCAAGCTTCAAGCATGTCGTCGCACATTGGGACAGCGAACAAGATTGTCAAAGAGAAGCTTACCCCCAAGCAACTGGACTTGTTCAAAAGGACTGTATTTGGACGGTTTGTGGATATGGATCTGGTTTTCAGCAGCCCATTAGTCCATCATATTTTATTACGGGAGGTGAAGGACGAGAGGCCAGATGCTATGAGCTTCAATCTGAATGGTATTATTGCCACCTTCTCCAAAGAAGAGTTCTTGTTGGTGACGGGATTGTGGCCCTCACCTACCAAATCAGTTCGAAGGGTTGAAGCGTCTAAATCACTAGGAACAAAGTATTTCGGTAATGAGTTGGTGGTGGACATGAACCCCATTACCTTTGAGGAAAGATACAAGAATTTGAACTTCTACGATGACTTGGACGCAGTGAAGGTTACATTGGTTTATTACACTGAGTTGGCAATGATGGGGAAAGACAGGACAAAGAGTATAATCAACAAATCACTATTGGACGATGTTGAGGACTTGAAATACTACAATAGTCTCGATTGGGGACATATATTATGGGAGAGGACATTGAGGGGCCTTCAAAATGCACTAAAGAACAAGGTTGATATGTACAAGAAAAAGGTCAAATTGAATAAGAACTATAATGTAAAGTATAGCTTGCCTGGTTTTCCTCATGCATTCCAG GTGTGGGCATACGAAATCATATCATCAATGGCAGCTGGTAGAGCTGTTACTCGACTGAACAATGATGCGGTGCCTCGCTTCTTGAGATGGTCATGCTCGTATTCACTTCCTTCCAAGTTATTGCAGAGAGACATTTTCAACTCTACGAGG ATAGTGATCTCTCCTGCACTTGTTATGTCGGATGCGGAAAAGCAATTTAGAGACACCCAGGTTGATGAACGACCAGTGTATGTAGCGGACCAAGCCGAGAGGGCTCCATCAGTGATTGACATCTCCGAGGAAAGTGATGGCCCAAAAGATGCTCAGGGTCAATTCGATGACCATGATCTCCACAACGAGGATATTTCAAATCCTCATTACAAGCATCTGCAGGGTCCACATGCTAAGCATGAGCGCAGTGACAACTGCGATCCCCACGATAACCATGACATTGATAACAATTCCGTTCGTTTCATGAGGGATCATGTGGAGGATCATCTACCAGAGCCTGAAATGAGCATGAAGAGGTGCAAAAGGGAAGGAAAATCACGTGAGGAGCACAAGCACAACGTCTTCTCCCATCTGAAAAGCTTAGATGGTCGTATCTCAAGAGTTGAAGACACATTGAAGGAGATGAAGTCGGACTTGCAGACCATTACTTCTCTATTGCGCTCGTATTGTAAG AGCAAGAACGTGTTTAATGATAAGAATGGTGCTTGCGAATTGGATTCCAGGCATCCTGAACCCACATCTCCCACAGCTCCTTCACCTCACATCGAGACTACTACTACTAGTGGGTTGGATGATGAAAGGGCCATTAGAACAGCAGAGTGTGAAGTTGTTCAAGACATGGAGCTCCGTAAATGGGGTTTCAAGTTCACACTTGCTTAA
- the LOC103482899 gene encoding uncharacterized protein LOC103482899 isoform X1 produces the protein MPAGGNSVSGGNRALAKGSARRLAVEIGGAAGASCGSGSGSRRGRSVCGGTSGSGDGSTGGSDDVSGRSTSHAFTAEHDDRDRKAWYGFVIHFHPRGVRTRMTRGLKISPNNRFPGQASSMSSHIGTANKIVKEKLTPKQLDLFKRTVFGRFVDMDLVFSSPLVHHILLREVKDERPDAMSFNLNGIIATFSKEEFLLVTGLWPSPTKSVRRVEASKSLGTKYFGNELVVDMNPITFEERYKNLNFYDDLDAVKVTLVYYTELAMMGKDRTKSIINKSLLDDVEDLKYYNSLDWGHILWERTLRGLQNALKNKVDMYKKKVKLNKNYNVKYSLPGFPHAFQVWAYEIISSMAAGRAVTRLNNDAVPRFLRWSCSYSLPSKLLQRDIFNSTRIVISPALVMSDAEKQFRDTQVDERPVYVADQAERAPSVIDISEESDGPKDAQGQFDDHDLHNEDISNPHYKHLQGPHAKHERSDNCDPHDNHDIDNNSVRFMRDHVEDHLPEPEMSMKRCKREGKSREEHKHNVFSHLKSLDGRISRVEDTLKEMKSDLQTITSLLRSYCKSKNVFNDKNGACELDSRHPEPTSPTAPSPHIETTTTSGLDDERAIRTAECEVVQDMELRKWGFKFTLA, from the exons ATGCCAGCCGGTGGGAACTCCGTTAGTGGCGGAAATCGGGCACTGGCTAAGGGAAGTGCTCGACGACTGGCTGTGGAAATTGGCGGAGCCGCTGGGGCGTCGTGTGGCTCTGGAAGTGGAAGTCGGAGAGGAAGGTCGGTTTGCGGGGGTACTAGCGGCTCTGGCGACGGCTCTACCGGCGGTTCTGATGATGTTTCCGGCAGGTCCACCTCCCATGCTTTTACCGCGGAACATGATGATCG GGATAGGAAGGCATGGTATGGTTTTGTTATCCATTTCCATCCCCGAGGGGTAAG GACTAGAATGACTCGAGGTTTGAAGATTTCTCCTAATAATCGCTTTCCTGGTCAAGCTTCAAGCATGTCGTCGCACATTGGGACAGCGAACAAGATTGTCAAAGAGAAGCTTACCCCCAAGCAACTGGACTTGTTCAAAAGGACTGTATTTGGACGGTTTGTGGATATGGATCTGGTTTTCAGCAGCCCATTAGTCCATCATATTTTATTACGGGAGGTGAAGGACGAGAGGCCAGATGCTATGAGCTTCAATCTGAATGGTATTATTGCCACCTTCTCCAAAGAAGAGTTCTTGTTGGTGACGGGATTGTGGCCCTCACCTACCAAATCAGTTCGAAGGGTTGAAGCGTCTAAATCACTAGGAACAAAGTATTTCGGTAATGAGTTGGTGGTGGACATGAACCCCATTACCTTTGAGGAAAGATACAAGAATTTGAACTTCTACGATGACTTGGACGCAGTGAAGGTTACATTGGTTTATTACACTGAGTTGGCAATGATGGGGAAAGACAGGACAAAGAGTATAATCAACAAATCACTATTGGACGATGTTGAGGACTTGAAATACTACAATAGTCTCGATTGGGGACATATATTATGGGAGAGGACATTGAGGGGCCTTCAAAATGCACTAAAGAACAAGGTTGATATGTACAAGAAAAAGGTCAAATTGAATAAGAACTATAATGTAAAGTATAGCTTGCCTGGTTTTCCTCATGCATTCCAG GTGTGGGCATACGAAATCATATCATCAATGGCAGCTGGTAGAGCTGTTACTCGACTGAACAATGATGCGGTGCCTCGCTTCTTGAGATGGTCATGCTCGTATTCACTTCCTTCCAAGTTATTGCAGAGAGACATTTTCAACTCTACGAGG ATAGTGATCTCTCCTGCACTTGTTATGTCGGATGCGGAAAAGCAATTTAGAGACACCCAGGTTGATGAACGACCAGTGTATGTAGCGGACCAAGCCGAGAGGGCTCCATCAGTGATTGACATCTCCGAGGAAAGTGATGGCCCAAAAGATGCTCAGGGTCAATTCGATGACCATGATCTCCACAACGAGGATATTTCAAATCCTCATTACAAGCATCTGCAGGGTCCACATGCTAAGCATGAGCGCAGTGACAACTGCGATCCCCACGATAACCATGACATTGATAACAATTCCGTTCGTTTCATGAGGGATCATGTGGAGGATCATCTACCAGAGCCTGAAATGAGCATGAAGAGGTGCAAAAGGGAAGGAAAATCACGTGAGGAGCACAAGCACAACGTCTTCTCCCATCTGAAAAGCTTAGATGGTCGTATCTCAAGAGTTGAAGACACATTGAAGGAGATGAAGTCGGACTTGCAGACCATTACTTCTCTATTGCGCTCGTATTGTAAG AGCAAGAACGTGTTTAATGATAAGAATGGTGCTTGCGAATTGGATTCCAGGCATCCTGAACCCACATCTCCCACAGCTCCTTCACCTCACATCGAGACTACTACTACTAGTGGGTTGGATGATGAAAGGGCCATTAGAACAGCAGAGTGTGAAGTTGTTCAAGACATGGAGCTCCGTAAATGGGGTTTCAAGTTCACACTTGCTTAA
- the LOC103482899 gene encoding uncharacterized protein LOC103482899 isoform X2, translating to MPAGGNSVSGGNRALAKGSARRLAVEIGGAAGASCGSGSGSRRGRSVCGGTSGSGDGSTGGSDDVSGRSTSHAFTAEHDDRTRMTRGLKISPNNRFPGQASSMSSHIGTANKIVKEKLTPKQLDLFKRTVFGRFVDMDLVFSSPLVHHILLREVKDERPDAMSFNLNGIIATFSKEEFLLVTGLWPSPTKSVRRVEASKSLGTKYFGNELVVDMNPITFEERYKNLNFYDDLDAVKVTLVYYTELAMMGKDRTKSIINKSLLDDVEDLKYYNSLDWGHILWERTLRGLQNALKNKVDMYKKKVKLNKNYNVKYSLPGFPHAFQVWAYEIISSMAAGRAVTRLNNDAVPRFLRWSCSYSLPSKLLQRDIFNSTRIVISPALVMSDAEKQFRDTQVDERPVYVADQAERAPSVIDISEESDGPKDAQGQFDDHDLHNEDISNPHYKHLQGPHAKHERSDNCDPHDNHDIDNNSVRFMRDHVEDHLPEPEMSMKRCKREGKSREEHKHNVFSHLKSLDGRISRVEDTLKEMKSDLQTITSLLRSYCKSKNVFNDKNGACELDSRHPEPTSPTAPSPHIETTTTSGLDDERAIRTAECEVVQDMELRKWGFKFTLA from the exons ATGCCAGCCGGTGGGAACTCCGTTAGTGGCGGAAATCGGGCACTGGCTAAGGGAAGTGCTCGACGACTGGCTGTGGAAATTGGCGGAGCCGCTGGGGCGTCGTGTGGCTCTGGAAGTGGAAGTCGGAGAGGAAGGTCGGTTTGCGGGGGTACTAGCGGCTCTGGCGACGGCTCTACCGGCGGTTCTGATGATGTTTCCGGCAGGTCCACCTCCCATGCTTTTACCGCGGAACATGATGATCG GACTAGAATGACTCGAGGTTTGAAGATTTCTCCTAATAATCGCTTTCCTGGTCAAGCTTCAAGCATGTCGTCGCACATTGGGACAGCGAACAAGATTGTCAAAGAGAAGCTTACCCCCAAGCAACTGGACTTGTTCAAAAGGACTGTATTTGGACGGTTTGTGGATATGGATCTGGTTTTCAGCAGCCCATTAGTCCATCATATTTTATTACGGGAGGTGAAGGACGAGAGGCCAGATGCTATGAGCTTCAATCTGAATGGTATTATTGCCACCTTCTCCAAAGAAGAGTTCTTGTTGGTGACGGGATTGTGGCCCTCACCTACCAAATCAGTTCGAAGGGTTGAAGCGTCTAAATCACTAGGAACAAAGTATTTCGGTAATGAGTTGGTGGTGGACATGAACCCCATTACCTTTGAGGAAAGATACAAGAATTTGAACTTCTACGATGACTTGGACGCAGTGAAGGTTACATTGGTTTATTACACTGAGTTGGCAATGATGGGGAAAGACAGGACAAAGAGTATAATCAACAAATCACTATTGGACGATGTTGAGGACTTGAAATACTACAATAGTCTCGATTGGGGACATATATTATGGGAGAGGACATTGAGGGGCCTTCAAAATGCACTAAAGAACAAGGTTGATATGTACAAGAAAAAGGTCAAATTGAATAAGAACTATAATGTAAAGTATAGCTTGCCTGGTTTTCCTCATGCATTCCAG GTGTGGGCATACGAAATCATATCATCAATGGCAGCTGGTAGAGCTGTTACTCGACTGAACAATGATGCGGTGCCTCGCTTCTTGAGATGGTCATGCTCGTATTCACTTCCTTCCAAGTTATTGCAGAGAGACATTTTCAACTCTACGAGG ATAGTGATCTCTCCTGCACTTGTTATGTCGGATGCGGAAAAGCAATTTAGAGACACCCAGGTTGATGAACGACCAGTGTATGTAGCGGACCAAGCCGAGAGGGCTCCATCAGTGATTGACATCTCCGAGGAAAGTGATGGCCCAAAAGATGCTCAGGGTCAATTCGATGACCATGATCTCCACAACGAGGATATTTCAAATCCTCATTACAAGCATCTGCAGGGTCCACATGCTAAGCATGAGCGCAGTGACAACTGCGATCCCCACGATAACCATGACATTGATAACAATTCCGTTCGTTTCATGAGGGATCATGTGGAGGATCATCTACCAGAGCCTGAAATGAGCATGAAGAGGTGCAAAAGGGAAGGAAAATCACGTGAGGAGCACAAGCACAACGTCTTCTCCCATCTGAAAAGCTTAGATGGTCGTATCTCAAGAGTTGAAGACACATTGAAGGAGATGAAGTCGGACTTGCAGACCATTACTTCTCTATTGCGCTCGTATTGTAAG AGCAAGAACGTGTTTAATGATAAGAATGGTGCTTGCGAATTGGATTCCAGGCATCCTGAACCCACATCTCCCACAGCTCCTTCACCTCACATCGAGACTACTACTACTAGTGGGTTGGATGATGAAAGGGCCATTAGAACAGCAGAGTGTGAAGTTGTTCAAGACATGGAGCTCCGTAAATGGGGTTTCAAGTTCACACTTGCTTAA
- the LOC103482899 gene encoding uncharacterized protein LOC103482899 isoform X4, producing the protein MSIRTRMTRGLKISPNNRFPGQASSMSSHIGTANKIVKEKLTPKQLDLFKRTVFGRFVDMDLVFSSPLVHHILLREVKDERPDAMSFNLNGIIATFSKEEFLLVTGLWPSPTKSVRRVEASKSLGTKYFGNELVVDMNPITFEERYKNLNFYDDLDAVKVTLVYYTELAMMGKDRTKSIINKSLLDDVEDLKYYNSLDWGHILWERTLRGLQNALKNKVDMYKKKVKLNKNYNVKYSLPGFPHAFQVWAYEIISSMAAGRAVTRLNNDAVPRFLRWSCSYSLPSKLLQRDIFNSTRIVISPALVMSDAEKQFRDTQVDERPVYVADQAERAPSVIDISEESDGPKDAQGQFDDHDLHNEDISNPHYKHLQGPHAKHERSDNCDPHDNHDIDNNSVRFMRDHVEDHLPEPEMSMKRCKREGKSREEHKHNVFSHLKSLDGRISRVEDTLKEMKSDLQTITSLLRSYCKSKNVFNDKNGACELDSRHPEPTSPTAPSPHIETTTTSGLDDERAIRTAECEVVQDMELRKWGFKFTLA; encoded by the exons ATGAGTATCAG GACTAGAATGACTCGAGGTTTGAAGATTTCTCCTAATAATCGCTTTCCTGGTCAAGCTTCAAGCATGTCGTCGCACATTGGGACAGCGAACAAGATTGTCAAAGAGAAGCTTACCCCCAAGCAACTGGACTTGTTCAAAAGGACTGTATTTGGACGGTTTGTGGATATGGATCTGGTTTTCAGCAGCCCATTAGTCCATCATATTTTATTACGGGAGGTGAAGGACGAGAGGCCAGATGCTATGAGCTTCAATCTGAATGGTATTATTGCCACCTTCTCCAAAGAAGAGTTCTTGTTGGTGACGGGATTGTGGCCCTCACCTACCAAATCAGTTCGAAGGGTTGAAGCGTCTAAATCACTAGGAACAAAGTATTTCGGTAATGAGTTGGTGGTGGACATGAACCCCATTACCTTTGAGGAAAGATACAAGAATTTGAACTTCTACGATGACTTGGACGCAGTGAAGGTTACATTGGTTTATTACACTGAGTTGGCAATGATGGGGAAAGACAGGACAAAGAGTATAATCAACAAATCACTATTGGACGATGTTGAGGACTTGAAATACTACAATAGTCTCGATTGGGGACATATATTATGGGAGAGGACATTGAGGGGCCTTCAAAATGCACTAAAGAACAAGGTTGATATGTACAAGAAAAAGGTCAAATTGAATAAGAACTATAATGTAAAGTATAGCTTGCCTGGTTTTCCTCATGCATTCCAG GTGTGGGCATACGAAATCATATCATCAATGGCAGCTGGTAGAGCTGTTACTCGACTGAACAATGATGCGGTGCCTCGCTTCTTGAGATGGTCATGCTCGTATTCACTTCCTTCCAAGTTATTGCAGAGAGACATTTTCAACTCTACGAGG ATAGTGATCTCTCCTGCACTTGTTATGTCGGATGCGGAAAAGCAATTTAGAGACACCCAGGTTGATGAACGACCAGTGTATGTAGCGGACCAAGCCGAGAGGGCTCCATCAGTGATTGACATCTCCGAGGAAAGTGATGGCCCAAAAGATGCTCAGGGTCAATTCGATGACCATGATCTCCACAACGAGGATATTTCAAATCCTCATTACAAGCATCTGCAGGGTCCACATGCTAAGCATGAGCGCAGTGACAACTGCGATCCCCACGATAACCATGACATTGATAACAATTCCGTTCGTTTCATGAGGGATCATGTGGAGGATCATCTACCAGAGCCTGAAATGAGCATGAAGAGGTGCAAAAGGGAAGGAAAATCACGTGAGGAGCACAAGCACAACGTCTTCTCCCATCTGAAAAGCTTAGATGGTCGTATCTCAAGAGTTGAAGACACATTGAAGGAGATGAAGTCGGACTTGCAGACCATTACTTCTCTATTGCGCTCGTATTGTAAG AGCAAGAACGTGTTTAATGATAAGAATGGTGCTTGCGAATTGGATTCCAGGCATCCTGAACCCACATCTCCCACAGCTCCTTCACCTCACATCGAGACTACTACTACTAGTGGGTTGGATGATGAAAGGGCCATTAGAACAGCAGAGTGTGAAGTTGTTCAAGACATGGAGCTCCGTAAATGGGGTTTCAAGTTCACACTTGCTTAA
- the LOC103483080 gene encoding uncharacterized protein LOC103483080, producing MSSSGLLKTELRLKMPLGFLRTQSNGPFRRWMRAFGQEENDEAGDVRKYTGLVNRISPVESEVDWVEPCLELRLGGFGVERVYDAFHLLQTDPSVQRMVMSVSSDKAVWDAIMNNEAVQHLRNSFYEAQDEVPQKLEETSPDKPSENESTNIVRWIFDNTKTRVMEVIERIAELMNHLFQNGNENDDKKRSGEGMNVLEEKLRTSFLISIVVLLVVMVTRAHKASSS from the exons ATGAGTTCGAGTGGGTTACTGAAGACGGAATTGAGATTGAAAATGCCGCTAGGGTTTCTGAGGACTCAATCGAATGGTCCGTTCCGACGTTGGATGAG GGCTTTCGGACAGGAGGAGAACGATGAAGCGGGTGACGTGAGGAAGTATACGGGTTTGGTGAACCGGATTTCGCCGGTCGAGTCGGAGGTGGATTGGGTTGAACCGTGTTTGGAGTTGCGGTTGGGTGGGTTTGGAGTTGAAAGGGTTTATGATGCTTTTCATTTATTGCAGACTGACCCTTCAGTTCAG AGAATGGTTATGTCGGTATCATCGGATAAAGCAGTTTGGGATGCAATAATGAACAATGAAGCAGTGCAACATCTTAGGAACTCGTTCTATGAAG CACAAGACGAAGTTCCCCAAAAGTTGGAGGAAACCTCTCCCGACAAACCCTCAGAAAATGAGTCGACGAACATCGTTAGATGGATTTTCGACAACACAAAAACAAGAGTGATGGAAGTGATTGAGAGAATCGCAGAGCTGATGAACCACTTGTTTCagaatggaaatgaaaatgATGATAAGAAAAGGAGTGGAGAAGGAATGAATGTGTTGGAGGAAAAGCTAAGAACTTCCTTCTTAATCTCCATTGTTGTGCTGCTTGTTGTGATGGTGACTCGAGCCCATAAGGCATCTTCTTCTTAA
- the LOC103482902 gene encoding PLAT domain-containing protein 3-like codes for MASSSLCFSIIFIALFFSAMADKSSEKCVYTLYVKTGSILKGGTDSKISVKLGDSRGQSVEISDLESWGLMKQGHDYFERDNIDIFSGRGVCLESPVCRLNLTSDGSGSHHGWYCDYVEVTSAGPHRACSQTAFYVDQWLATDAPPFQLTTTLDGCDDWLSGHGPSRHMNRGRLVVSGSRKSVASE; via the exons ATGGCGTCTTCTTCTCTCTGTTTCTCCATTATCTTCATCGCTCTCTTCTTCTCTGCAATGGCTGATAAATCTTCC GAGAAATGCGTATACACATTGTACGTGAAGACAGGTTCTATTCTGAAGGGCGGAACGGACTCGAAAATCAGCGTGAAACTCGGCGATTCAAGGGGCCAATCGGTGGAGATTTCGGATCTAGAATCGTGGGGGCTGATGAAACAAGGACACGACTATTTCGAACGGGACAACATCGACATATTCAGCGGACGGGGCGTGTGCTTGGAATCACCGGTGTGCCGACTGAACCTGACCTCCGACGGATCGGGATCCCACCACGGGTGGTACTGCGACTATGTGGAGGTTACGTCGGCGGGGCCGCACAGAGCATGCTCACAGACGGCGTTTTACGTGGACCAGTGGCTGGCGACCGACGCGCCGCCATTTCAGCTGACGACGACTCTGGACGGGTGCGATGATTGGTTGAGTGGACATGGACCGTCGAGGCATATGAATAGAGGAAGGCTGGTGGTTTCCGGTTCCAGAAAATCTGTTGCATCGGAGTGA